In Limnobaculum parvum, one DNA window encodes the following:
- a CDS encoding autotransporter outer membrane beta-barrel domain-containing protein, producing MKHKGNVCSESDRILLPVFRKTLLASLLLPLISPAVWAVDRTASVTDGSSVVISGIYSSATDNTNLIYVTNPNSTVSNNGPTSFESSAYLTGVMVENGGALNLDGALFNLENANASISATGIGTEVALSNIQITGGQIGISGADGAKISLNNSTMTSAGGKLIDITDMNTAGTMLTGVNNTFIASSGYNSGIYLENSTAILNKTTFTTSADSVFSQLINASSNTNLTLNDLNVTATIGSQNAGITSDSSTLNMSDATINQTGGRSAISLSSPSGQGMTTLTNVNVTAVLDENINYRAINDVSGNVGLVYLDGGTLKIKGGAYDVTNGDGINSNQWRSLKAGELDVSEAKITTHGNKSVGIRTMGKTAIDNVDIITNGDNSPALLVSGYSSKDSSYAVVDASNMTITTAGVGSQGISTDLYGRITVADSAITTSGESSSLLLANNISNITANNIRAESTGVGAHGINVQNGSTILVKDSQVSTSGANADGIYAATANMTNGSYSPMGFGQDVSVQLDNTSLNSALGNGLTANGINLNVDVINGSKVTGGNGILINAISDIPNGTLLTSTVNMTADNQTILTGDIQAEQDNIANLSLTNGSIWDGAARNANNISVDGSSLWNLTGDADVASLNLGGQVNYTPGNSYRASGTDFSTLTVRGDMTGNGGLLNMNVALGDDNSQSDKLVVQGNTSGDTAIQVKNAGGTGAQTINGIQLVSVAGQSDGSFALKGRAVAGAYEYQLAKNQNDGGWYLHSGAIPEPTPEPKPTPTPEPTVDPVPTPNPTPLSPTIRPEAGSYMANMAAASKMFNLRLEDREGRAENSSMWLRQQGDRTKFRDNSGQIKTATNTYVVQGGGEVAQTQFSDTDRLGVGLMLGYGKSDSQSRNHRSGYNSRGQVDGYSGGVYATWYQDAKTLDGLYVDSWVQYSMLNASVDGEQLSSESYDINGWSASVESGYRIPVYQGENGNVFVTPQAQITWSGINADDHKEANGTRVTSDDNNNVQTRLGVKLSRDGVSDMDKGSDKLFTVYTEANWLHNTEQAGATMDGVAIKQAGSANIGELKLGAEGQLNKYINLWTNVAQQLGDDGYSDTAVTVGFKYKF from the coding sequence ATGAAGCACAAAGGAAATGTATGTTCTGAAAGTGATCGGATCTTATTGCCCGTTTTCCGTAAAACACTATTAGCCAGTTTGTTATTACCGTTAATAAGCCCTGCCGTATGGGCAGTTGATAGAACAGCCAGCGTTACTGATGGCAGCAGCGTTGTCATCTCTGGAATTTATAGTAGCGCTACTGATAATACTAATCTGATTTATGTTACAAATCCGAACAGCACAGTAAGCAATAATGGGCCAACCAGTTTTGAATCATCGGCTTATTTAACCGGTGTCATGGTTGAAAACGGCGGTGCATTGAATTTAGATGGCGCATTATTCAATTTAGAAAATGCGAATGCGAGTATTTCTGCGACAGGGATTGGTACTGAAGTTGCTCTAAGTAATATTCAGATAACGGGTGGTCAGATAGGTATATCTGGTGCAGATGGTGCAAAAATATCGTTAAATAACTCAACGATGACATCTGCCGGTGGCAAACTTATCGATATAACAGATATGAACACTGCCGGTACAATGCTAACTGGTGTTAACAATACCTTTATAGCATCTTCAGGTTATAATTCGGGTATATACCTTGAAAATTCAACGGCTATTCTGAATAAGACTACCTTTACGACCTCAGCTGATTCAGTATTTAGTCAGTTAATAAATGCCTCCTCTAATACTAACCTTACGCTTAATGACTTAAATGTAACGGCTACGATTGGCTCACAAAATGCTGGGATAACTAGTGATTCTTCTACCCTAAATATGAGTGATGCTACGATTAACCAGACCGGTGGACGTAGTGCAATAAGTTTGTCTTCGCCGTCAGGGCAGGGAATGACAACATTAACTAACGTTAATGTCACGGCTGTGCTTGATGAAAATATTAACTATAGGGCGATTAATGATGTCAGTGGTAACGTTGGTTTAGTTTATTTAGACGGCGGTACACTTAAGATTAAAGGTGGGGCCTATGATGTCACTAATGGTGACGGCATAAATAGTAATCAGTGGCGTTCTTTGAAGGCGGGTGAGCTTGATGTTAGCGAGGCTAAAATAACGACCCATGGAAATAAAAGCGTTGGGATACGCACTATGGGTAAAACCGCCATTGATAATGTTGACATTATCACTAACGGAGACAATTCCCCGGCTTTACTAGTTAGCGGTTATTCGTCTAAAGATTCTAGCTACGCTGTTGTTGATGCATCTAATATGACCATAACTACTGCGGGAGTGGGTAGCCAAGGTATTTCCACCGATCTATATGGCCGCATTACGGTGGCAGACTCTGCTATTACCACGTCGGGTGAATCATCAAGCCTGCTATTGGCTAACAATATTTCAAACATTACGGCGAATAATATTCGGGCCGAGTCAACAGGCGTTGGCGCTCATGGTATCAATGTTCAAAATGGCAGTACTATTCTGGTAAAAGACAGCCAGGTATCAACCAGCGGCGCTAATGCTGATGGAATTTATGCTGCTACTGCCAATATGACTAATGGTTCTTATAGCCCTATGGGTTTTGGCCAAGATGTCAGTGTCCAGTTAGATAACACGTCGTTAAATAGTGCGTTAGGCAACGGGCTCACCGCCAACGGTATCAACCTGAATGTCGATGTGATAAATGGTTCTAAAGTGACAGGCGGCAACGGTATTCTGATTAATGCGATCTCCGATATTCCCAACGGTACGTTGTTGACAAGTACCGTCAATATGACGGCGGATAACCAGACTATCCTAACCGGCGATATTCAGGCCGAGCAGGATAATATTGCCAATTTATCCCTGACCAATGGCTCAATCTGGGACGGTGCTGCGCGCAATGCCAACAATATCAGTGTTGACGGCAGCAGCCTGTGGAACCTGACCGGTGATGCTGATGTGGCTTCGCTGAACCTTGGTGGACAGGTCAATTATACGCCAGGCAACAGCTATCGCGCATCGGGTACTGACTTCAGCACGCTAACGGTGAGGGGGGATATGACCGGTAACGGCGGGCTTCTCAACATGAACGTGGCGCTGGGGGATGATAATTCACAAAGCGACAAGTTAGTGGTTCAGGGCAACACCAGCGGTGATACTGCTATTCAAGTTAAAAATGCGGGCGGTACCGGTGCACAAACGATTAATGGTATCCAACTGGTGTCGGTTGCCGGCCAGTCAGACGGTAGCTTTGCGCTGAAAGGCCGTGCGGTTGCGGGTGCCTATGAATATCAGTTGGCTAAAAATCAAAATGACGGTGGCTGGTATCTCCATTCTGGGGCAATACCGGAACCGACCCCAGAACCGAAGCCAACACCGACACCAGAACCGACGGTGGATCCAGTGCCGACACCTAATCCAACGCCGCTTTCACCAACGATTCGTCCGGAAGCCGGTAGCTACATGGCGAATATGGCGGCAGCCAGCAAGATGTTTAATCTGCGTTTAGAAGACCGTGAAGGTCGGGCAGAGAACTCCAGCATGTGGCTGCGTCAGCAGGGAGACCGTACCAAGTTTAGAGATAACAGCGGGCAAATTAAAACCGCCACCAATACCTATGTGGTACAGGGCGGCGGTGAAGTGGCGCAAACTCAGTTTTCGGATACCGATCGTTTAGGCGTTGGCTTGATGTTAGGTTACGGTAAGTCAGACAGCCAGAGTCGTAATCACCGCAGTGGTTATAACTCCCGAGGCCAAGTCGATGGTTACAGCGGCGGCGTTTACGCCACGTGGTATCAGGATGCGAAAACGCTGGACGGTCTGTATGTCGACAGTTGGGTACAATACAGCATGTTAAATGCCTCGGTGGACGGTGAGCAGCTATCCAGTGAAAGCTACGATATTAATGGATGGAGCGCCTCGGTTGAAAGCGGCTATCGTATTCCGGTTTATCAGGGTGAAAACGGCAATGTGTTTGTGACCCCACAGGCGCAGATCACGTGGAGCGGTATCAACGCTGACGATCATAAGGAAGCCAACGGCACCCGCGTGACCTCTGATGACAACAATAATGTTCAGACGCGTCTGGGCGTGAAGTTATCCCGTGATGGCGTGAGCGATATGGACAAAGGCAGCGACAAACTGTTTACCGTGTATACCGAAGCCAACTGGCTGCACAACACCGAACAGGCGGGTGCCACCATGGACGGCGTGGCTATTAAACAGGCGGGAAGCGCGAACATTGGTGAACTGAAGCTGGGGGCCGAAGGCCAACTGAATAAGTACATCAACCTGTGGACTAACGTGGCCCAGCAACTGGGTGATGATGGTTATAGCGACACGGCGGTTACCGTTGGATTTAAATATAAGTTCTAG
- a CDS encoding porin, which translates to MRNNKLLVGLLPIIMVAGTANAAELYNKDGNKLDFSGQIQGNHYFSNDKEQDGDNSYARFGIRGETQVTEQIMGYGYYQTQLNASSSENSGANNSTTRYAFAGIKFGDLGSFDYGRNDGILYDVGGWTDVLPEFGGDSYEQTDGFMTQRAANLATYRNKNLFGAVQGLDFAVQYQGRNDSNDRNRTDSNGDGWGMSSTYDLGMGLSVGAAYASSDRTDTQSKDGLGDRADGANAGIKYDANDLYLAAIYGQTYNMTEYGDEFIANKTQNVELVAQYQFNSGLQPSLAWVYSKGKDLGHSVGSKTYDNEDLVNYIDVGAYYHFNNNFTTKIDYKINMLDSNEFTKSADISTDDIVSVAFVYQF; encoded by the coding sequence ATGAGAAACAATAAACTGTTGGTAGGGCTGTTACCTATTATTATGGTGGCGGGTACAGCAAATGCGGCGGAGCTTTATAATAAAGACGGCAATAAGTTAGACTTCTCGGGACAAATTCAAGGTAACCACTATTTCTCTAATGATAAAGAGCAAGATGGCGACAACAGCTATGCTCGTTTTGGTATTCGTGGAGAAACTCAGGTCACTGAGCAAATCATGGGTTACGGCTACTATCAGACACAACTTAACGCTAGTTCAAGCGAAAACAGCGGTGCGAATAATTCCACCACGCGTTATGCATTCGCGGGTATTAAATTTGGTGATTTAGGCTCTTTCGACTACGGTCGTAACGACGGGATCCTGTATGACGTTGGCGGCTGGACGGACGTTTTGCCTGAGTTCGGTGGCGATTCCTATGAGCAGACCGATGGCTTTATGACTCAGCGCGCGGCTAATCTGGCAACTTATCGTAATAAAAACCTCTTTGGTGCCGTTCAGGGGCTGGATTTTGCCGTTCAGTATCAGGGACGCAACGATTCCAATGACCGTAATAGAACCGATAGCAACGGCGACGGCTGGGGTATGTCCTCTACCTATGATTTAGGCATGGGGCTTTCTGTTGGTGCTGCTTATGCTTCATCTGACCGTACTGACACTCAGTCGAAAGATGGCTTGGGTGACCGTGCTGACGGAGCGAATGCCGGTATCAAATATGATGCAAACGATTTGTATTTGGCTGCCATCTATGGGCAAACCTACAATATGACTGAGTATGGTGATGAATTTATTGCTAATAAAACTCAGAACGTAGAATTGGTGGCTCAGTATCAGTTTAACAGCGGCCTGCAACCGTCGTTGGCGTGGGTTTACTCCAAAGGTAAAGACCTAGGTCATAGCGTAGGCAGTAAAACTTACGATAACGAAGATCTGGTTAACTATATTGATGTTGGTGCTTATTACCACTTCAACAACAATTTCACCACTAAGATCGACTATAAGATCAATATGCTTGATAGCAACGAATTCACTAAGAGCGCGGATATATCGACGGACGATATTGTTTCGGTGGCGTTCGTTTATCAGTTTTAA
- a CDS encoding YlcI/YnfO family protein, which translates to MKTASFPSLRVSPELRSAAERALYDGESISGFIEKAIIKQIEQRQMNNEFIQNAMNSRDKSRETGEYRSATDVLSALSTKLNEAKVKQK; encoded by the coding sequence ATGAAAACTGCCAGTTTCCCATCACTACGTGTAAGTCCGGAGTTGAGAAGTGCGGCAGAAAGAGCACTTTATGACGGAGAATCGATATCTGGCTTTATTGAGAAGGCTATTATCAAGCAAATTGAGCAACGGCAAATGAATAATGAATTTATTCAAAATGCGATGAATTCGCGAGATAAATCCAGAGAGACTGGAGAGTATCGTTCTGCTACCGATGTGTTATCTGCTTTATCTACAAAGCTTAATGAAGCCAAGGTGAAGCAGAAGTGA